The proteins below are encoded in one region of Shewanella algae:
- a CDS encoding universal stress protein — translation MRTRQILCPVDFSEESEHALEYAIELAALYKVKLRLLHVISKAYGEDITTLPHHEENFGIVAVTQAQLQQHMQAYASEKIHALLQQLHPEQQLEVLIRRGSTAGQILEEAESANVGMIVIGCHQRTALAHWLLPSVAEEIINKAKCPVMVVK, via the coding sequence ATGCGTACCCGACAAATCCTCTGTCCGGTCGACTTCTCTGAAGAATCCGAACACGCCCTAGAATATGCCATAGAGTTGGCGGCGCTCTATAAAGTAAAACTGAGACTGCTGCATGTGATCAGCAAGGCCTATGGCGAAGACATTACCACTCTACCCCATCACGAAGAGAACTTCGGCATAGTGGCCGTGACCCAGGCGCAGCTGCAACAACATATGCAGGCCTATGCCTCGGAGAAAATCCATGCACTTTTGCAGCAGTTGCATCCAGAGCAGCAACTCGAGGTGCTTATCCGCCGCGGCAGCACTGCCGGCCAAATCCTCGAAGAGGCCGAGAGCGCCAATGTCGGCATGATAGTTATCGGCTGTCATCAACGCACTGCGCTGGCCCATTGGCTGCTGCCCAGCGTCGCCGAGGAGATTATCAACAAGGCCAAGTGCCCTGTGATGGTAGTAAAGTAG
- a CDS encoding phosphoribosylaminoimidazolesuccinocarboxamide synthase encodes MSLADSVLAVNNDLPIRTDKPVHSGKVRSVYWLTEADSARLIREKGYDVPADTPLAIMVISDRISAFDCIFHGEEDLKGIPGKGAALNAISNHWFSLFKEKGLADSHILDIPHPFVWIVQKARPIKVEAIIRRYITGSMWRAYQKGERVFCGITLPEGLQKDQQLPELLITPSTKGILKGIPGVPEQDDVNISRADIEANFEAFGFEKPEDIDLYEKLLKQGFEVISEALAQQDQIFVDTKFEFGYVTDKQGQSKLIYMDEVGTPDSSRIWDGSAYRDGKILENSKEGFRQFLLNHFPDPDILLNKDRMPEREALARDNDLPLEAMMNVSRTYTGIAEKVTGAKITLSDNPKAEIIRVLKEQYGLVD; translated from the coding sequence ATGAGTCTTGCTGATTCCGTTCTAGCCGTAAACAATGATTTGCCTATCCGCACCGACAAGCCGGTTCACAGCGGAAAAGTGCGCAGTGTCTACTGGTTGACCGAGGCCGACAGCGCCAGATTGATCCGTGAAAAGGGCTATGATGTGCCCGCCGATACTCCGCTGGCGATCATGGTGATCTCGGATCGTATCTCCGCCTTCGATTGCATCTTCCACGGCGAAGAGGACCTCAAAGGGATCCCGGGCAAAGGGGCAGCGCTCAATGCCATCTCCAACCACTGGTTCAGCCTGTTCAAGGAAAAAGGGCTGGCCGACAGCCATATTCTCGACATTCCCCATCCCTTCGTGTGGATAGTGCAAAAGGCTCGCCCGATAAAGGTGGAAGCCATTATTCGCCGCTATATTACCGGTTCCATGTGGCGCGCCTATCAAAAGGGTGAGCGGGTATTTTGCGGCATCACGCTGCCGGAAGGATTACAAAAGGACCAGCAGCTACCCGAGTTACTGATCACCCCATCGACCAAGGGCATACTCAAGGGGATCCCCGGGGTACCGGAGCAGGATGATGTCAACATCAGTCGCGCAGATATCGAAGCCAACTTCGAGGCCTTCGGCTTTGAAAAGCCTGAAGATATCGATCTATACGAAAAGCTGCTCAAGCAGGGATTCGAAGTCATTTCCGAGGCGCTGGCACAGCAAGATCAGATCTTTGTCGATACCAAGTTCGAATTTGGCTATGTCACTGACAAACAAGGCCAATCCAAGCTTATCTATATGGATGAAGTGGGAACCCCAGACTCTTCACGTATTTGGGATGGCAGCGCCTACCGTGACGGTAAGATCCTCGAGAACTCCAAAGAAGGCTTCCGTCAGTTCCTGCTCAACCACTTCCCGGATCCGGATATCCTGTTGAACAAGGATAGAATGCCGGAACGTGAAGCCCTGGCCCGCGACAACGACCTGCCACTGGAGGCCATGATGAATGTCTCGCGTACCTACACAGGTATTGCCGAGAAAGTCACCGGAGCCAAGATTACTCTCTCGGATAATCCCAAGGCAGAAATCATCCGGGTACTCAAGGAACAATACGGCTTGGTGGACTAA
- a CDS encoding ABC transporter permease subunit, with protein sequence MQLVRENEALTPQRPNPLFIVAAKEFKDCLRSRWLQTACCLFALLAAAVIFGAGALGGEFRWQALPQLFNSLLTLSVFLVPLLALLLSFDAVVGEAEAGTLLLLLTYPLSRSQWLAGKLMGQGGALLLALLLGFGLPLGLLPVLAQEYRSVELPASLALLLASAWLLGLVFMLLGYWVSMQVKQKAQALALLMLLWLLLVLLYDLALLVLAVVAADTLGQSGLQWLMLLNPASVFRLLNQSFLGLASGVPTWPWLLGILFGWLLLLSWLCRYSFQRRPL encoded by the coding sequence ATGCAACTGGTCAGAGAAAATGAAGCATTGACACCCCAGCGGCCTAATCCGTTATTTATCGTTGCCGCCAAGGAGTTCAAAGATTGCCTGCGGAGCCGCTGGCTGCAAACGGCTTGCTGTTTGTTTGCCCTGTTGGCGGCTGCGGTTATTTTCGGCGCCGGGGCCTTAGGCGGTGAGTTTCGTTGGCAGGCGCTGCCACAGCTATTCAACTCTCTTTTAACCTTAAGCGTTTTTCTGGTGCCGCTGCTGGCGCTGCTATTGAGTTTCGATGCCGTGGTGGGGGAGGCCGAAGCCGGCACCCTGTTATTGCTATTGACCTACCCCTTGAGCCGCAGTCAGTGGCTGGCCGGTAAACTGATGGGGCAGGGCGGCGCCCTGCTGCTGGCTTTGCTGCTGGGGTTTGGCTTGCCTTTGGGGTTACTGCCTGTATTGGCTCAGGAATATCGTAGCGTCGAGTTGCCCGCGTCCCTTGCCCTCTTGCTGGCCAGCGCCTGGTTGCTCGGGTTGGTGTTTATGCTTTTAGGCTACTGGGTCAGCATGCAGGTCAAACAGAAAGCTCAGGCACTGGCGCTGCTGATGCTGCTTTGGCTGCTGCTGGTGCTGCTCTATGATCTGGCCTTGCTGGTATTGGCCGTGGTTGCGGCCGATACCCTTGGGCAGTCGGGATTGCAGTGGCTGATGTTGCTGAACCCGGCCAGTGTGTTTCGCTTGCTTAATCAAAGCTTTCTGGGCTTGGCCAGTGGTGTGCCGACCTGGCCCTGGTTACTGGGAATACTCTTTGGCTGGCTGTTGTTGTTATCTTGGCTGTGCCGCTACAGTTTTCAGCGCCGGCCGCTGTGA
- a CDS encoding glutamate-5-semialdehyde dehydrogenase — protein sequence MSLITTLASSAAKAARELALIDTQTKNQVLKAMARALLAENDNILKANEEDLLAARNAGLSEAMLDRLTLTPERIAAMASGIDTIVELDDPVGQRRELGRRPNGIQISKLRVPLGVVCMIYEARPNVTADAAALCFKSGNAVILRGGKEALNSSLAIAKVLHKVLQEFKLPTALVSVVPDPDRALMLELLQQRDYIDLVIPRGGEGLINFVSDNSKIPVIQHFKGVCHLYVDRDADVEKALNLLLNGKTQRTGVCNALEGLLVHKDIAKVWLPIAAQALADKGVKINADEKAAPFFDQATVLTEDEFGQEYLSLEIAVRQVDSLADAMEHIARFGSHHTEVICTESQQAAQQFQQGVDASVVMVNASSRFSDGSELGLGAEIGIATTKLHAYGPMGLESLTTEKFLVNGTGQTRD from the coding sequence ATGAGTCTGATAACCACACTGGCAAGCTCAGCGGCCAAGGCGGCCAGGGAGCTGGCACTCATAGATACCCAAACCAAAAATCAGGTGCTGAAAGCGATGGCCCGGGCGCTTCTCGCTGAAAATGACAATATTCTCAAGGCCAACGAGGAAGATCTCCTTGCGGCCCGCAACGCAGGTCTCAGCGAAGCCATGCTCGACCGTCTGACCCTGACGCCAGAGCGGATCGCCGCCATGGCCAGTGGCATTGACACCATAGTCGAGCTGGATGACCCCGTGGGTCAGCGCCGCGAGCTGGGCCGCCGCCCCAACGGTATTCAGATAAGCAAGCTCAGAGTGCCGCTCGGGGTAGTCTGTATGATCTATGAGGCGCGCCCCAATGTGACCGCGGATGCCGCAGCGCTGTGTTTCAAATCGGGCAACGCGGTAATACTGCGGGGCGGTAAAGAGGCGCTTAACTCCAGCCTGGCGATAGCCAAAGTGCTGCACAAAGTGCTGCAGGAGTTCAAACTGCCGACCGCGCTGGTATCCGTGGTGCCGGATCCCGACCGTGCCTTGATGCTGGAACTGTTGCAGCAGCGCGACTACATCGACCTGGTGATCCCAAGAGGCGGCGAAGGCCTAATCAACTTTGTCAGCGACAACTCTAAAATCCCGGTTATCCAGCACTTTAAAGGCGTTTGTCACCTCTATGTCGACAGAGATGCCGATGTGGAAAAGGCGCTCAACCTGCTGCTCAACGGCAAGACCCAGCGCACCGGTGTCTGTAATGCCCTGGAAGGCCTGTTGGTACACAAGGATATCGCCAAAGTCTGGCTGCCTATCGCCGCTCAGGCCTTGGCCGACAAGGGGGTGAAGATCAATGCCGATGAGAAGGCGGCGCCCTTCTTCGACCAGGCCACTGTGCTGACGGAAGATGAGTTCGGCCAGGAATACCTGAGCCTGGAAATCGCCGTACGCCAGGTCGACTCACTGGCGGATGCCATGGAGCATATCGCCCGCTTCGGCAGCCACCATACCGAGGTGATCTGCACCGAAAGCCAGCAAGCGGCGCAACAGTTTCAGCAAGGGGTCGATGCATCTGTGGTGATGGTCAACGCCTCATCGCGCTTCAGCGACGGCAGCGAGCTTGGGCTCGGTGCCGAAATCGGTATCGCCACCACTAAGCTCCATGCCTACGGCCCCATGGGACTGGAGTCATTGACCACGGAGAAATTCTTGGTCAATGGAACAGGTCAGACACGCGACTGA
- a CDS encoding ATP-binding cassette domain-containing protein, whose translation MPSIDCRQLAYVRGDRPVLEDISLQLPQGKLLALLGHNGAGKSTLIKLLLGLLKPAGGELKILGKAAGESPMQVGYLPENVSFYDNMPLGELLNYFAGLKGIGAARVKELLVEFELDGLVKRRLGQCSKGQRQRLGLAQALLSRPRLLLLDEPTVGLDPSASALMYAQLAALKQQGCTIVVCTHELALVEPHLDLALMLANGRMRALGSLDNLRQEADLPQEIQLPSRLDLSGDPVLGPSFSAGRLKLAKASVPEAIAILTEQYRCFDFQLPPASLGELFHHFMAPLDSNRRNVAAKRFGEAA comes from the coding sequence ATGCCCAGCATTGATTGTCGGCAACTGGCCTATGTCCGTGGCGACAGGCCTGTGCTGGAGGATATCAGCTTGCAGCTGCCCCAGGGTAAGTTGCTGGCATTGCTGGGCCATAATGGTGCCGGCAAATCGACCCTGATCAAACTGCTGCTGGGGCTGCTGAAACCCGCCGGTGGCGAGCTGAAGATTCTCGGCAAGGCCGCAGGTGAAAGCCCAATGCAGGTGGGTTATCTGCCGGAGAACGTCAGCTTCTACGACAATATGCCCTTGGGCGAACTGTTGAATTATTTCGCCGGGCTCAAGGGCATAGGTGCGGCCAGAGTCAAAGAGCTGCTGGTTGAGTTTGAACTGGATGGCTTGGTAAAACGCAGGTTGGGACAGTGTTCCAAGGGCCAGAGACAGCGACTTGGGTTGGCGCAGGCGCTACTGAGCCGCCCCAGATTACTGTTGCTCGATGAACCGACAGTGGGCCTGGACCCCTCGGCCTCGGCGCTCATGTATGCCCAATTGGCGGCGCTGAAACAGCAAGGTTGCACCATAGTGGTTTGCACCCATGAACTGGCTTTGGTTGAGCCGCATCTTGACTTGGCGCTCATGCTGGCAAATGGCCGGATGCGGGCGCTGGGAAGCCTGGATAACCTGAGGCAAGAGGCTGACTTACCACAGGAAATCCAGTTGCCATCTCGGCTGGACCTCAGTGGCGATCCCGTGCTGGGGCCGAGCTTTTCCGCTGGCCGGTTGAAACTGGCTAAGGCCAGCGTGCCGGAGGCGATAGCCATACTGACGGAGCAATACCGCTGCTTTGACTTTCAGTTGCCTCCGGCATCCCTCGGTGAACTGTTTCATCATTTTATGGCACCGCTTGACTCAAATCGCCGGAATGTCGCGGCTAAAAGATTCGGGGAGGCCGCCTGA
- a CDS encoding winged helix-turn-helix domain-containing protein: protein MQQLTPYLALDTKAKHLLDQRDGSEIVLSFSEAQVLSHLLSAPGNVFGKDELLAVGWPERVVALTSLTQCISILRKKLEPYPEIQLKTVARRGYQLNISEQSHVHMLAISDGEAIRTALVSVSLKIKLLGILLLLGLVGFFWYYSDYHEMVKQVSHWRADKQLPLNVGGTLASAQLFYSDEAKQLHPSMWQKHLAPEGNLIPGLKHFSAYAASDGRNYSFAICPSADETGCDGDGIINITAIDPKPAGLSMKEFVPLSQEMERRIRYNRIILPPAVDNAELVEHNYHADIYFPVADELLVRTDLSLSLVYDSKDSGQFYSSACVTDQDCLTTPIKYQLRGYFHQYRTEISGTPVDVFQVKVNQKELTKPDNVSDSAMHFYREIRKDDIRDEEIYYFRVYQDHKTAVWIVPQMGNLLAWTTYSEVKL, encoded by the coding sequence ATGCAACAGCTGACTCCCTATTTGGCGTTGGATACCAAGGCAAAACACTTGCTGGATCAACGCGATGGTTCAGAAATCGTCCTGTCGTTTTCTGAGGCTCAGGTATTGTCACACCTGTTGTCTGCCCCGGGAAACGTGTTTGGAAAAGATGAGTTGCTGGCTGTAGGTTGGCCGGAGCGGGTGGTGGCGCTGACCTCACTGACCCAATGCATCAGTATTCTCAGAAAGAAACTGGAACCCTATCCCGAAATTCAACTCAAGACGGTTGCCCGCCGTGGCTATCAGCTGAATATTTCCGAACAGTCCCATGTGCATATGCTGGCCATCTCCGATGGTGAAGCCATCCGCACTGCCTTGGTGAGTGTGTCTCTGAAAATCAAACTCCTGGGTATTTTATTGCTGTTGGGGCTGGTGGGCTTCTTCTGGTACTACAGTGACTATCACGAAATGGTCAAACAGGTGAGCCATTGGCGTGCCGACAAGCAGTTACCCTTGAATGTGGGAGGCACGCTGGCCTCGGCGCAGTTGTTTTACAGTGATGAGGCCAAGCAGCTGCATCCTTCCATGTGGCAAAAGCATCTGGCGCCTGAGGGAAATCTTATCCCCGGATTAAAGCATTTCAGCGCTTATGCCGCCTCGGATGGCCGTAATTATTCTTTTGCCATCTGTCCCAGTGCCGATGAAACAGGCTGTGACGGCGATGGCATCATCAATATCACCGCCATAGATCCCAAACCTGCCGGTCTCAGCATGAAGGAGTTTGTGCCCCTGAGCCAGGAGATGGAGCGGCGGATCCGTTATAACCGCATTATTCTGCCGCCGGCGGTAGACAATGCCGAGTTGGTGGAGCACAACTACCATGCGGATATCTATTTCCCGGTCGCAGATGAGCTCTTGGTGCGTACCGATCTCAGCCTATCGCTGGTTTACGACAGCAAAGACTCGGGGCAGTTTTATTCATCGGCCTGCGTTACCGACCAGGACTGCCTTACCACACCGATCAAATATCAACTGCGGGGCTATTTTCACCAGTACCGCACCGAGATCTCCGGCACCCCGGTGGATGTGTTCCAGGTGAAAGTGAACCAGAAAGAACTCACCAAGCCGGACAATGTCAGTGACTCGGCGATGCACTTCTATCGCGAGATCCGTAAAGACGATATCCGTGACGAGGAGATCTACTACTTCCGGGTCTACCAGGATCACAAGACAGCCGTTTGGATAGTGCCGCAGATGGGTAATTTACTGGCCTGGACTACCTACAGTGAAGTGAAGCTCTGA